From Salvelinus namaycush isolate Seneca chromosome 2, SaNama_1.0, whole genome shotgun sequence, one genomic window encodes:
- the LOC120060182 gene encoding protein SAND-like — protein MAVYVHNKGIPWEVQQNGTLAPVDRLRNERSESPTPGLVVGTEPGAGQESAMFVHAQSFEDLTADSEPTTEPEPEGETVIGESAEEEALCLGAEQETQEEQQPEVEVEEERPENRSKEEDVCSEVWRSHRKHVFVLSEAGKPIYTRYGTEEALSSTMGVMMALVSVVEADKNIIRSIHADGYKVVFLRKTPLVLVGVSRTCQSDRELTRELQYIYYQIVSLLTLTQLNHIFQHKQNYDLRRLLAGSEHLTDNLLRLLDRDPGLLLSAVTCLPLASSTRDLVSSSLQAAKAKSLVFSILLAGDRLVTLVRKKDQYLHHMDLHLLFNLVGSSSSFRDGEGWTPICLPKFNTAGFFHAHISYLEPASELCLILVSTDREDFFNLSDCKRRFLERLSRRTAYQSLKEALKCPSYSVTQVGIPELRHFLYKSKSSGLYTSPELPLPYQSLEEQERLMGLYQYLHSRLHQPTRPLRSIYRCGETENLLAWVTSGFELYLCFSPLGTKAMAVAAVNKLLKWIRREEDRLFILSPLTY, from the exons ATGGCTGTATATGTCCACAACAAGGGTATACCGTGGGAGGTCCAGCAGAATGGCACCCTGGCACCAGTGGACCGTCTCCGCAACGAGAGGTCTGAAAGCCCCACTCCAGGCCTGGTGGTGGGCACAGAACCAG GTGCTGGCCAGGAAAGTGCCATGTTTGTTCATGCACAGTCCTTTGAGGACCTGACTGCTGACAGTGAGCCGACTACTGAGCCAGAACCTGAAGGAGAGACTGTGATTGGAGAGTCAGCAGAGGAGGAGGCTCTATGTCTGGGGGCTGAGCAGGAGACCCAGGAGGAACAGCAGccggaggtggaggtagaggaggagcgCCCAGAAAACAGGAGTAAGGAAGAGGATGTGTGCAGTGAGGTCTGGCGTAGCCACAGGAAGCATGTGTTTGTACTGAGCGAGGCAGGCAAGCCCATCTACACCCGCTACGGCACAGAGGAAGCCCTCTCCAGCACCATGGGGGTCATGATGGCGCTGGTCTCTGTCGTGGAGGCAGATAAGAATATAATCCGCTCCATTCACGCAG ATGGTTACAAAGTGGTGTTCCTTCGCAAAACTCCTCTGGTCCTGGTGGGTGTGTCCCGGACctgtcagtcagacagagagCTGACGCGTGAGTTGCAGTACATCTACTACCAGATTGTCAGCCTGCTCACCCTCACCCAGCTCAACCACATCTTCCAGCACAAGCAGAACTACGACCTGCGCCGCCTACTGGCAGGTTCCGAGCACCTCACTGACAACCTGCTGCGTCTGCTGGACCGCGACCCGGGCCTGCTCCTCAGTGCTGTCACCTGCCTCCCCCTGGCCAGCTCCACCCGCGACCTGGTCTCCTCCAGCCTTCAGGCCGCCAAGGCCAAGAGCTTGGTCTTCTCCATCCTCCTGGCTGGGGACCGTCTGGTCACCCTGGTGCGTAAGAAGGACCAGTACCTGCACCACATGGACCTGCACCTGCTCTTCAACCTGGTGGGCTCCTCGTCATCTTTCCGCGATGGCGAAGGCTGGACGCCCATCTGCCTCCCTAAATTCAACACTGCTGGCTTCTTCCATGCCCACATCTCCTACCTGGAGCCTGCCTCTGAACTCTGCCTCATCCTGGTGTCCACCGACCGGGAagacttctttaacctgtctgatTGCAAGCGCCGCTTCCTGGAGCGGCTGAGCCGACGCACTGCCTACCAGTCCCTGAAGGAGGCGCTGAAGTGCCCCAGCTACTCTGTCACCCAAGTCGGCATCCCAGAGCTCAGGCACTTTCTGTACAAGTCCAAGAGCTCAGGGCTCTACACTAG CCCTGAGCTGCCCTTGCCATATCAATCTTTAGAGGAGCAGGAGAGGCTGATGGGATTGTACCAGTACCTCCACAGCCGCTTGCACCAACCGACACGTCCCCTGCGCTCCATCTACCGCTGTGGAGAGACTGAGAACTTGCTGGCCTGG GTGACCAGTGGCTTTGAGCTCTACCTCTGTTTCAGTCCTCTTGGGACCAAGGCCATGGCCGTGGCTGCTGTTAATAAGCTGCTGAAGTGGATCAGGAGGGAGGAGGACCGCCTCTTCATCCTTAGTCCCCTGACATACTGA